From Alkalidesulfovibrio alkalitolerans DSM 16529, a single genomic window includes:
- a CDS encoding CD3324 family protein, with the protein MSYKKANDVLPHSLLRAVQQYIDGEYIYIPRKADNKLPWGARTETRKTRQARNREILDKHLAGCSAAELADQYFLSTKSIYKILNVGKNS; encoded by the coding sequence ATGAGCTATAAGAAGGCGAACGATGTTTTGCCGCACTCCTTATTGAGGGCGGTCCAACAGTATATAGACGGTGAATACATTTACATCCCACGGAAAGCGGACAACAAGCTGCCATGGGGTGCACGGACGGAGACCAGGAAGACTCGTCAGGCAAGGAACAGAGAAATTCTGGACAAACACCTGGCGGGATGCTCTGCTGCCGAACTGGCCGATCAATACTTCCTGTCGACAAAGTCTATATACAAGATCCTCAACGTTGGCAAAAACAGCTGA
- a CDS encoding SAM-dependent methyltransferase — MSTPFTDNYDMTFLLDTMMGPNAMRIMEEMANSLPISRGMRILDLGCGMGISSILLAEKYDVTVFAADLWIHPSENAKRFASLGLDSKIFPLLVDATKEIPFAHEYFDMIISVDSYQYFGNNETMLPKLLPFVKKGGLVAIAVPGFTHDFPEGQLPEEIRPFWTPEWYFYSCGWWRALWEKEPGITITELREMDSCEQAWDEWLQSPNPHAQSDIPMMEAGAGKYFNIVQMIGRKN; from the coding sequence ATGAGCACACCTTTTACTGACAACTACGACATGACCTTTCTTCTGGACACCATGATGGGACCGAATGCCATGCGCATTATGGAAGAAATGGCAAACTCTCTCCCTATTTCCCGAGGCATGCGTATTCTTGACCTGGGTTGCGGAATGGGAATCTCTTCCATCCTGCTTGCGGAAAAATATGATGTGACAGTGTTCGCGGCTGATTTGTGGATTCACCCCAGCGAAAACGCGAAACGCTTCGCAAGCTTGGGACTCGATTCGAAGATATTTCCCCTTCTGGTTGATGCGACGAAGGAGATTCCGTTTGCACATGAGTACTTTGATATGATCATAAGCGTGGATTCATATCAGTACTTTGGCAATAACGAAACCATGTTGCCGAAGCTCCTGCCTTTTGTGAAGAAAGGCGGCCTCGTGGCGATTGCCGTGCCTGGGTTCACACACGATTTCCCCGAAGGACAGTTGCCGGAAGAAATCCGGCCCTTCTGGACGCCGGAGTGGTATTTCTATTCCTGCGGCTGGTGGCGGGCGCTATGGGAAAAAGAACCCGGCATTACGATCACCGAACTCCGCGAGATGGACTCATGCGAACAGGCTTGGGACGAATGGCTGCAATCCCCAAACCCCCATGCCCAGAGCGACATCCCCATGATGGAAGCTGGCGCGGGGAAGTATTTCAACATTGTTCAAATGATAGGCAGAAAAAACTGA